In a genomic window of Cardiocondyla obscurior isolate alpha-2009 linkage group LG08, Cobs3.1, whole genome shotgun sequence:
- the LOC139104821 gene encoding uncharacterized protein, which produces MSEQEKEIVESGSEERKEEKEEEKIKKKMGRPAKRGSKGRKGRKSRKKKAKYKGEGLEGFRKSVKVYRSPVKATGEGGERGISKEGFEEVIKEMRSGFARIQAQMEEVREIKVQIRKEIEELKKIWKKEKIDLEKRIDGMEKKIRGKKYEGGKLEISEEIQRKVLSLEERTRMLEMAKEREKKE; this is translated from the exons atgagtgaacaggaaaaagaaattgtggAGAGTGGaagtgaagaaagaaaagaggaaaaagaagaagagaaaataaaaaagaaaatgggaagACCTGCAAAG CGTGGAAGCAAggggagaaaaggaaggaaaagcagaaagaaaaaggcgAAATATAAAGGCGAGGGTTTGGAAGGATTTAGGAAAAGTGTAAAAGTGTACAGATCACCGGTGAAAGCAACAGGAGAGGGAGGTGAACGGGGAATAAGCAAGGAAGGTTTTGAAGAGGTGATAAAGGAAATGAGAAGTGGATTTGCAAGGATTCAAGCGCAGATGGAGGAAGTAAGGGAAATAAAGgtacaaataagaaaagaaatagaagaattgaagaaaatatggaaaaaagaaaagatagatttagagaaaagaatagacgggatggaaaaaaaaataaggggaaaaaaatatgagggaggTAAACTGGAAATATCAGAAGAAATACAGAGAAAGGTTTTGAgtttagaagaaagaacgagaatgttggaaatggcaaaagaaagagaaaagaaagaatga